One window from the genome of Kryptolebias marmoratus isolate JLee-2015 linkage group LG1, ASM164957v2, whole genome shotgun sequence encodes:
- the foxd5 gene encoding forkhead box protein D5, with the protein MTLSSESEASHQPGLPLKEDETDTVGAEESLHPRLCRSGCAADPGSSAESGAEFDSSEPDSSGESESSFCTGAPPSRRAPGSSVKPPYSYIALITMAILRSPPKKLTLSGICDFISNKFPYYRDKFPAWQNSIRHNLSLNDCFIKIPREPGNPGKGNYWSLDPASEDMFDNGSFLRRRKRFKRSQPEFGKDGVMFYSGFGCWRPCGQPYGAQGPMNPPAAAAAVRYVPRQDGIMLPPSSCRLLPRALSSHGSGAQPAEPKAGARAKCSFSIDSIMSRPSAVSQQSPNFAPRCAPGFNHLVPNPSACLVPTLLQPSRTPFCPPPPPHHHLMLSYSHC; encoded by the coding sequence CGACACAGTAGGCGCAGAGGAGTCTCTCCATCCACGGCTGTGCAGAAGCGGATGCGCTGCGGACCCTGGCTCCTCGGCAGAATCCGGAGCTGAATTCGACTCGTCGGAGCCAGACTCGTCGGGCGAAAGTGAGAGCAGTTTCTGTACAGGCGCTCCGCCGTCTAGGAGAGCTCCGGGCAGCTCGGTGAAGCCTCCTTACTCCTACATCGCCCTCATCACCATGGCCATCCTGCGGAGTCCGCCGAAGAAGCTGACGCTGAGTGGCATCTGCGACTTCATCAGCAACAAGTTCCCCTACTATAGGGACAAGTTTCCCGCTTGGCAGAACTCCATCAGACACAACCTCTCCCTCAACGACTGCTTCATCAAGATCCCGAGGGAGCCCGGGAATCCTGGCAAGGGCAACTACTGGTCTTTGGACCCCGCCTCGGAGGACATGTTCGACAACGGCAGCTTCCTTCGCCGCAGGAAGCGCTTCAAGAGGAGCCAGCCCGAGTTTGGCAAAGACGGAGTGATGTTTTATTCCGGCTTCGGCTGCTGGAGGCCCTGCGGGCAGCCGTACGGCGCGCAGGGCCCCATGAACCCcccagccgccgccgccgctgttCGGTACGTGCCGCGGCAGGACGGCATCATGttgcctccctcctcctgccgCCTCCTGCCACGCGCGCTGAGCAGCCACGGGTCTGGAGCGCAGCCAGCAGAACCGAAGGCTGGCGCGCGCGCGAAATGCTCGTTCAGCATCGACAGCATCATGAGCAGACCCTCCGCCGTCAGCCAACAGAGCCCGAACTTTGCGCCTCGCTGCGCTCCCGGCTTCAACCACCTGGTTCCAAATCCAAGTGCCTGTTTGGTGCCAACGCTCCTGCAGCCTTCAAGGACTCCTttctgccctcctcctcctcctcatcatcatctcaTGCTGTCTTACTCTCACTGCTGA